A genomic segment from Glycine max cultivar Williams 82 chromosome 1, Glycine_max_v4.0, whole genome shotgun sequence encodes:
- the LOC100782161 gene encoding MORC family CW-type zinc finger protein 3 isoform X4, giving the protein MVMPIILQKDRKIISAVKCLDPPFELPQELNITSLVSTKKISNLSKFPQFSLNPAPDTSRDLKEWGIFLNFLHKYDKVAIINFQKYKFFILPPSIASESSPVNVAYEIDNTCSVDTHPRDYESAETCNEFQSRLPVKNFIRVDPSYLKTLGQVHSGWIFGGIAELVDNSRDAKATKMDIFVDLINLKKSGKDVPMLSVIDDGNGMNHAEVMKMVSFGHKQSDKDDKDHIGKFGVGFKTGAMRLGRDVLVLTQTTNSRSLAFLSQSLNEGKDNIEIPIVSYCRHGQRMEVDLSMQSEALAKYNLKAIKEFSPFNKYLIGEKAALFGGGTGTQIYIWNLDEWGSKYCLEWHDGLKGGSSFHQGDILISSKRIRSRPGQISQKVPLDYSLRAYLEVIFLVPRMKISVQGTLVKSRPLGNFLTQIVIETDNILGRPVELILGFSQLEWEQANCGMFLYWHGRLIEAYKRVGGMIHNADVGRGVIGVVNVTNLMDEQDGRVWVHNNKQGFQDSQPYACLEQWLGRKADKYWDDNFDSLTLDKQNCVFKPDHEWVQCDKCRKWRILPSDFDSRKLPVQWFCYMDPFKGQCADAEQKMEPGIVNVSTKRSGYDCLLKDSDNEKMEVVTTSATGSDEKLLNTEDVKFPALKRLKRGLKTMISTRHNHFF; this is encoded by the exons ATGGTCATGCCCATTATTCTTCAGAAAGATAGGAAAATTATAAGCGCCGTGAAGTGCTTAGACCCGCCTTTTGAATT GCCACAAGAGTTGAACATAACTTCTCTAGTTTCAACAAAAAAGATATCTAACCTTTCAAAATTTCCCCAATTTTCACTAAATCCGGCTCCAGATACTTCACGTGACCTAAAAGAGTGGGGAATCTTTTTGAATTTTCTACACAAATATGACAAG GTTGCTATTATAAACTTTCAGAAGTACAAGTTTTTCATTCTACCCCCTTCTATAGCTTCAGAATCTAGCCCGGTCAATGTTGCATATGAGATAGATAATACATGTTCAGTAGATACTCATCCAAGGGATTATGAATCAG CTGAAACTTGCAATGAATTTCAATCTCGACTCCCTGTGAAAAATTTCATACGGGTAGACCCAAGTTACCTGAAAACTCTTGGTCAGGTTCATTCTGGATGGATTTTTGGTGGAATAGCTGAGCTTGTTGATAATTCCAGAGATGCCAAAGCAACTAA GATGGACATTTTTGTAGATCTGATCAACTTAAAGAAATCTGGGAAGGATGTCCCTATGCTGTCAGTTATTGATGATGGTAATGGGATGAACCATGCAGAGGTTATGAAAATGGTATCTTTTGGGCACAAACAATCTGATAAAGATGACAAGGATCACATTGGCAAGTTTGGTGTTGGATTCAAA ACTGGAGCAATGAGGCTTGGGAGGGATGTCCTGGTTCTAACACAGACAACTAATTCCAGATCActagcttttctttcacaatcattGAATGAAGGCAAAGAT AATATTGAAATTCCCATAGTTAGTTATTGTCGACATGGACAACGTATGGAAGTTGACTTAAGTATGCAGTCTGAAGCTTTGGCTAAATACAATTTGAAAGCTATTAAGGAATTTTCACCCTTTAATAAGTATCTTATTGGTGAAAAGGCAGCCTTGTTTGGCGGCGGTACAGGAACACAGATATACATATGGAACTTGGATGAATGGGGATCAAAGTATTGTTTAGAATGGCATGATGGATTGAAAGGTGGGAGTTCTTTTCACCAAGGTGACATTTTAATCAGCAGCAAAAGGATTCGTTCTCGTCCAGGCCAGATTAGTCAAAAG GTTCCATTGGATTACTCATTACGAGcttatttagaagttatttTCTTAGTTCCTCGAATGAAGATAAGTGTACAAGGGACACTG GTAAAAAGTCGACCACTAGGGAATTTCCTGACTCAAATTGTTATAGAAACTGATAACATCTTGGGAAGGCCTGTTGAATTAATTCTCGGATTTAGTCAATTAGAGTGGGAGCAAGCAAACTGTGGAATGTTTTTGTATTGGCATGGCCGCTTAATTGAG GCTTACAAGAGAGTTGGTGGCATGATTCATAATGCAGATGTTGGCCGTGGTGTAATTGGTGTTGTAAATGTGACCAATTTAATG GATGAGCAGGATGGAAGGGTGTGGGTACATAATAACAAGCAGGGATTCCAAGACTCTCAACCATATGCATGTCTTGAGCAGTGGCTGGGTAGAAAAGCAGATAAATACTGGGACGATAATTTTGATTCTCTTACGTTG GACAAACAAAATTGTGTCTTCAAACCTGACCATGAGTGGGTGCAATGTGACAAGTGCAGAAAGTGGAGAATATTACCTTCTGATTTTGATAGCAGAAAATTACCTGTGCAATG GTTTTGTTATATGGATCCTTTCAAAGGTCAATGTGCAGATGCTGAACAGAAGATGGAACCTGGCATAGTTAATGTTTCCACGAAGCGGTCAGGTTATGATTGCTTGCTGAAGGATTCTGATAATGAAAAGATGGAGGTTGTTACAACCTCTGCTACAGGTTCAG ATGAGAAATTACTCAATACCGAGGATGTCAAATTTCCAGCGTTAAAGCGGTTGAAAAGGGGGCTAAAAACGATGATAAGCACACGgcacaatcattttttttag